The Equus przewalskii isolate Varuska chromosome 5, EquPr2, whole genome shotgun sequence genome window below encodes:
- the NANOG gene encoding homeobox protein NANOG has translation MSVDPALPQSLPCPEASNSRGSSPVPEIYGPEENYASLQMSSAETPHMETVSPLPSSMELLIQDSPDSSTSPRVKPLPASAETSEAKKEEKVHGKKQKIRTVFSQTQLCVLNDRFQRQKYLSLQQMQELSNILNLSYKQVKTWFQNQRMKCKRWQKNNWPKTSNSVTQGSATTDYPGLYSYHQGCLVNTAGNVPMWSHQAWNNPAWSNQTWNSQSWSNHSWNSQTWCSQAWNNQAWNNQAWNSPFHSCGEDFLQPQIQFQQNSPVSDLEATLETAGESHNATQQTAKYFSTQQIMDLFPNYPMNIQPEDM, from the exons ATGAGTGTGGATCCCGCTCTTCCCCAAAGCCTGCCTTGCCCTGAAGCATCCAATTCCAGGGGATCTTCACCAGTGCCTGAGATTTATGGGCCTGAAGAAAATTACGCATCCTTGCAGATGTCGTCTGCTGAGACACCCCACATGGAGACTG tctctcctctgccttcctccatGGAACTGCTCATTCAGGACAGCCCCGATTCATCCACCAGTCCCAGAGTAAAACCGCTGCCCGCTTCCGCAGAGACGAGCgaggcaaagaaggaagagaaggtccATGGCAAGAAACAGAAGATCAGAACCGTGTTCTCTCAGACCCAGCTCTGTGTCCTCAATGACAGATTTCAGAGACAGAAATACCTCAGCCTCCAGCAGATGCAAGAACTTTCCAACATCCTGAACCTTAGCTACAAACAG GTTAAGACCTGGTTCCAGAACCAGAGAATGAAATGTAAGAGGTGGCAGAAAAACAACTGGCCGAAGACTAGCAACAGTGTCACTCAG GGCTCAGCAACTACAGACTACCCGGGGCTCTATTCCTACCACCAGGGGTGCCTGGTGAACACTGCTGGGAACGTTCCAATGTGGAGCCACCAGGCCTGGAATAACCCAGCTTGGAGCAACCAGACCTGGAACAGCCAGTCTTGGAGCAACCATTCCTGGAACAGTCAGACCTGGTGCTCCCAAGCCTGGAATAACCAGGCTTGGAACAATCAGGCCTGGAACAGTCCGTTCCACAGCTGTGGAGAGGACTTCCTGCAGCCCCAGATCCAGTTCCAGCAAAATTCTCCTGTCAGTGACCTGGAGGCCACCTTGGAAACCGCTGGGGAAAGCCATAACGCAACACAGCAAACTGCTAAGTATTTTAGTACCCAGCAAATCATGGATTTATTCCCAAATTACCCCATGAACATACAGCCTGAAGATATGTGA